Within the Rhizobium favelukesii genome, the region GCAAAACCGTCTTTCTCGACCGCGTTCTGACGATCGCCGGCCTTATCCTGGCGGGAGCGTCCGCGTTCTTTCCGTGGTACGTTTTCTTCAACGAAGACAAGTTCGGCATCAATGTTGCACAGGGTGACCGGACGCGCGACCTTCCGGACTGGCCGGCGCGGAACGTCTTCAGCGTCTCGCCCCTTGCGATGGCCAACAAGAACCAACACGAAAAGAAGCCCGAGATCCCGGTCGATCCGCTGACGACGGCGACGGTTACCAATATCGGCAGGGAAGACGACAAGGGCGCGCCGGCTGAAGACCAGCCGTTTCCCGGAAAATCGGGTTTTCGCCTCCTTCACGTCGCAAATGGCCGCGCCCTGATCGAAGACACATCAGGAATGTACGTCGTGCGTGTCGGATCCATCCTGCCGGACGAAAGCCGGCTGGCGACACTGGAGGAGCGCGATGGCAAATGGGTCATCATCACCTCCAAGGGCGATGTCTACCAGCACAATTGAACGCGGGCCGGCCGCGCAGCGAATCAGTCGAAGGCTCCGCCGGATACGGTCGGAGCCTTCTCTGCATTCTGGAGGCAGGACCCGACGACGTCCGGATTTCCGCGCCGCATTCTCCGTAAGTCTGACGCAAGATTACCGCCGTAGGTTCGCCTCAGTAAAAACGGAGAGTTCCCATGCAACCGATTCAACTTTTCGACTTGGCCTCGCGGCAGGCCGAATGGCTGACGATCCGTCAGGAGGTTGTGGCCGGCAACATCGCGAACGCGAACACGCCGAAATACCGCGCCAAGGACATCACGCCCTTCCAGGCCGCCCTCGACAAGTCGGACATTAACATGGCGCGTACCAATGCTGCGCACCTGACCGGCAACGATCTGGGCACGAAGAGTGAGATCGACGTCAAGGATGCGGCTCTCGATCAGGAGATCGGCGTCCAGGAATCCGGCAACACGGTCGGCCTTGCCGAAGAACTTTCCAAGTCCGGTGAAATCAAGCGTCAATACGATTTGAACACCTCGCTGGTGAGCTCGTTCAACCGGATGATGCTGATGACGGTGAAGAGCTAAGATCATGGATCCTCTGTCAGCAGCACTCAAAATCGCGGGATCGGGGCTCGAGGCGCAATCGACGCGCCTGCGCATGGTGTCCGAAAACATTGCCAACGCCCGCTCGACCGGCGACACACCCGGCGCCGATCCCTACCGCCGCAAGACGGTCACCTTCGGGGAAGCCGTGGATCGCGCCAACGGCGTCACCACGGTCAACGTCAAGAAGCTCGGGGAGGATGAATCGAAGTTCATCACCGAATACGACCCCAGCAATCCGGCTGCGGATGAAAAGGGCGTGGTCAAGCTTCCGAACGTCAACATGCTGGTCGAGATGGCCGACATGCGGGAAGCCAACCGCTCCTACGACGCCAACCTGCAGACCATCAAGCAATCCCGCGACCTGATCTCGGCAACGATCGATCTCTTGAAGAGCCAATAATAATGATCAACAACGTCAATAGTGTCAGCTCCCTGTCGATGACCCGCGGCCTCGCCGCCATCGATCAAGACAACTCCACGGCCTCCTCCGCTGCAGAAAGCGCGGCAAATGACGGTGGCTTCGGTGCGGTTCTCAGCAACGTTGCCACCGGCGCCCTGAATACCCTGAAGGATGCGGAAGGCATGTCCTTTGCCGGCATCAAGGGCACAGCCACGACGCGTGAAGTCGTCGATGCCGTCATGCAGGCGCAGCAGACCCTTCAGACCGCAATCGCCATTCGCGACAAGGTCGTTACAGCCTTTCTCGACGTCACCCGGATGCAGATGTAATTGATTTAAGGACAAAGCCATGAGAGCGCTTGCCATTGCTGCAACGGGTATGGACGCCCAGCAGACCAATCTTGAAGTCATCGCCAACAACATCGCGAACATCAACACGACGGGCTACAAGCGCGCTCGTGCTGAATTCACGGATCTGCTGTATCAAACCGAGCGGGCAAAGGGCGTCTCCAACCGCGCGAACCAGTCGATCGTACCGGAAGGTGCAAACATCGGTCTCGGCGTTCAGACGTCGGCAGTCCGCAATCTGCACATTCAAGGCGAGCTCGCGCAAACCGGCAACGACCTCGACGTGGCACTTATCGGCCGCGGCTTCTTCCAGATCCAGGCGCCTGACGGCACGACGCTCTACACCCGCGCCGGCGCCTTCAACAAAAACGAGACCGGCCAGATCGTCACCGTGGACGGCTATCTGGTGGCGCCGAACATCACGATCCCGCAGGGTTCGACGCAGGTGACAATCAGCCGTTCGGGCGAAGTTTCGGCGAAGCTGCCGGGCAACACCGATCCGACCGTGCTCGGCCAGCTACAGATCGCCGACTTCGTCAACGAAGCCGGTCTTCAGCCCCTCGGCGACAACCTGTTTCAGCAGACGCCCGCTTCGGGCGATGCCGTCGTCGGCACCCCCGACGAAGAGGGCTTCGGCTACATGAAGCAGGGTTACCTCGAATCGTCGAACGTCGATCCGGTGAAGGAAATCACCGAGCTGATATCGGCGCAACGCGCCTATGAAATGAATTCCAAGGTCATCACCACCGCCGACGAAATGGCCTCCATCGTCAGCAAGAACCTGAAGTAATCGGGAAGGGCCGAAACATGATGTTTTGCCGGGTCAAAGGTATCCTCGGATGGGGGGCAGCTGCCGCCATTGCGATCACCGCATTTGCCGCGCCGCAGGCAGCAGTCGCTGCCGGCATGGGCTATGCGGTGGTTCCGACAACGACCATCTACCCCGGCGAAACCGTTTCCGGCGGCCAGCTCCAGGAAGTGGAAGTGACCAATCCCAACCTGAGGGGCGATTATGCAAAGTCGATCCGCCAGGTCGAAGGGATGATCTCCAAGCGCACGCTCCTGCCGGGACGCACGATCTCCGTTTCGGCGCTGCGGGAGCCCTTTACCGTGACGCGCGGCTCCTCGATCCGGCTGATCTTCACGCTCGGCGCGATGACGATCTCGGCAGCCGGGTCGCCGCTTGAAGACGGCATGACGGGGCAGCTCGTCCGCGTTCGCAACATGGATTCCGGCGTGATTGTCAGCGGCACCGTGCTCGCCGACGGCACCATACACGTGGCCGCAAAATGAAGATGTTGTTCCGCCTTTTCGTAGCCCTCGCGTTTCTGTCCCCGAACGTTGTCGCCGTCACGCCCGCTGCGGCCATGAACTCGCGCATCAAGGACATTGCCTCCCTGCAGGCGGGACGCGACAACCAGTTGATCGGCTATGGTCTCATCGTCGGCCTCCAGGGCAGCGGCGACGGCTTCCGCGCGTCGCCGTTCACCGAGCAGTCGATGCGCGCGATGCTGCAAAACCTCGGCATCTCCACGCAGGGCGGCCAGTCCAATGCAAAGAACACGGCCGCCGTCATGGTCACGGCCAATCTGCCGCCGTTTGCCAGCCCCGGCAGCCGTATCGATGTCAGCGTCAGTTCGCTGGGTGATGCCACGTCGCTGCGCGGCGGAACGCTGATCATGACGTCGCTGTCGGGCGCCGATGGCCAGATTTACGCAGTCGCACAGGGCTCGGTCGTCGTCTCGGGGTTCAACGCGCAAGGCCAGGCCGCGACCGTGACCGAGGGTGTGACGACGGCCGGACGGGTGCCGGGCGGTGCCATCATCGAACGGGAGCTGCCGTCGCGCTTCAAGGATTCCGTCAATCTCGTTCTGCAGCTGCGAAACCCGGACTTCTCGACGGCCATTCGCATCGCCGATGTCGTCAACGGCTACGCTTCCGCTCGCTTCGGCGGCCCGGTCGCAGAGGCCAAGGATGCGCAGGAGGTCATCGTCCAGAAGCCGAGAACGGCGGACCTCACGCGCCTGATGGCCGATCTGGAGAACCTTGTCGTCGAGACGGATACGCCGGCGAAGGTGGTGGTGAACGAGCGAACCGGAACGATCGTTATCGGTGCCGATGTGCGCGTGTCGCCGGTTGCCGTCAGCTATGGTACTTTGACTGTCCAGGTGACCGAGACACCGCAGATCATTCAGCCCGAGCCATTCTCGCGCGGCGTCACCGCGGTTCAGCCGCAGACCGATATCGCTGCGCAGAAGACGGGCGGCAAAGTGGCGCTGCTGAATGGGCCTGATCTCAGGACACTCGTGGCGGGTCTCAACAATATCGGCGTCAAGCCGGATGGCATCATTGCCATCCTCCAGGGCATCAAATCAGCCGGCGCGCTGCAAGCGGAGCTCGTCCTGCAATGATGAAGAACATGACTGCATCTGACTTGCTTCGGCGACTTGCCCTCCCTGCGATGGCCGTGGGGGCGCTGTCCATCCCCGGCGCCTTTGCGCAGGAGCAGCCGGCGCCGAAGGGTGAAATGACCTCGCAGGAGGAGATCAAGCAGTTCTGCACGAACATTGCCGATCCCGCTCGCGACCAGCGCTATCTCCTGCAGAAGCAGGAACTCGAGAAGCTTCGCACCGACGTCGATTCCCGCATCGCGGAAATGAACAAGCGCAAGGAGGAATATCAGGACTGGCTGAAGCGCCGTGATGATTTCCTCAAACAGGCCGAAGCGGGCCTCACCGATATCTATAAGAAAATGAAGCCGGAAGCGGCCGCATCGCAGCTGCAAGAGGTCAAGATCGAAGTGGCGGCAGCCGTCATCATGCGGCTGAACGCCACGCAATCGAGCCTGATCCTCAACGAGATGGATCCGCAGAAGGCTGCGATCATCGCCAACATCATCGCCAGCGCGTCCGATCCCAATACGTCGAAGGATCCCTCATGAACAAGCGTTTCCCGGTCGCGATTGCAGCCGTCGCCCTGCTTGCAGGCTGCGCATCGCCGCAGGCTGTCAATGAGATCGGTCGCGCCCCGGCCATGAGCCCGATCGGCAGCGGTCTCGCTTACGGCCAAACGCCGCAGATGGCGCTCTATCCGAAGCAGCCGCGCCAGGTCGCACAGGGCTATTCTCTCTGGAGCGACTCGCAGGCCGCCCTCTTCAAGGATGCTCGCGCGCTGAATGTCGGGGACATTTTGACCGTCAATATCCAGATCAACGATAAGGCGAAGTTCGAGAATGACACCAGCCGCAGCCGGACCAACTCGAGCGGCCTCAACTGGGACGTCGACGCCAACGTCATGGGCTGGAATCCGTCGTCGAAGACCGATGTGACCTATGGTTCCGACACCAGCACCGACG harbors:
- a CDS encoding flagellar hook-basal body complex protein FliE yields the protein MINNVNSVSSLSMTRGLAAIDQDNSTASSAAESAANDGGFGAVLSNVATGALNTLKDAEGMSFAGIKGTATTREVVDAVMQAQQTLQTAIAIRDKVVTAFLDVTRMQM
- a CDS encoding MotE family protein, with the translated sequence MMKNMTASDLLRRLALPAMAVGALSIPGAFAQEQPAPKGEMTSQEEIKQFCTNIADPARDQRYLLQKQELEKLRTDVDSRIAEMNKRKEEYQDWLKRRDDFLKQAEAGLTDIYKKMKPEAAASQLQEVKIEVAAAVIMRLNATQSSLILNEMDPQKAAIIANIIASASDPNTSKDPS
- the flgB gene encoding flagellar basal body rod protein FlgB, producing the protein MQPIQLFDLASRQAEWLTIRQEVVAGNIANANTPKYRAKDITPFQAALDKSDINMARTNAAHLTGNDLGTKSEIDVKDAALDQEIGVQESGNTVGLAEELSKSGEIKRQYDLNTSLVSSFNRMMLMTVKS
- a CDS encoding flagellar basal body P-ring protein FlgI yields the protein MKMLFRLFVALAFLSPNVVAVTPAAAMNSRIKDIASLQAGRDNQLIGYGLIVGLQGSGDGFRASPFTEQSMRAMLQNLGISTQGGQSNAKNTAAVMVTANLPPFASPGSRIDVSVSSLGDATSLRGGTLIMTSLSGADGQIYAVAQGSVVVSGFNAQGQAATVTEGVTTAGRVPGGAIIERELPSRFKDSVNLVLQLRNPDFSTAIRIADVVNGYASARFGGPVAEAKDAQEVIVQKPRTADLTRLMADLENLVVETDTPAKVVVNERTGTIVIGADVRVSPVAVSYGTLTVQVTETPQIIQPEPFSRGVTAVQPQTDIAAQKTGGKVALLNGPDLRTLVAGLNNIGVKPDGIIAILQGIKSAGALQAELVLQ
- the flgH gene encoding flagellar basal body L-ring protein FlgH codes for the protein MNKRFPVAIAAVALLAGCASPQAVNEIGRAPAMSPIGSGLAYGQTPQMALYPKQPRQVAQGYSLWSDSQAALFKDARALNVGDILTVNIQINDKAKFENDTSRSRTNSSGLNWDVDANVMGWNPSSKTDVTYGSDTSTDGKGKIDRSETLKLMVAAVVTGILENGNLVISGSQEVRVNQEIRILNVAGIVRPQDVNADNQISYEKIAEARISYGGRGRLMEVQQPPRGQQAVDLFSPL
- the flgC gene encoding flagellar basal body rod protein FlgC, which translates into the protein MDPLSAALKIAGSGLEAQSTRLRMVSENIANARSTGDTPGADPYRRKTVTFGEAVDRANGVTTVNVKKLGEDESKFITEYDPSNPAADEKGVVKLPNVNMLVEMADMREANRSYDANLQTIKQSRDLISATIDLLKSQ
- the flgG gene encoding flagellar basal-body rod protein FlgG, which produces MRALAIAATGMDAQQTNLEVIANNIANINTTGYKRARAEFTDLLYQTERAKGVSNRANQSIVPEGANIGLGVQTSAVRNLHIQGELAQTGNDLDVALIGRGFFQIQAPDGTTLYTRAGAFNKNETGQIVTVDGYLVAPNITIPQGSTQVTISRSGEVSAKLPGNTDPTVLGQLQIADFVNEAGLQPLGDNLFQQTPASGDAVVGTPDEEGFGYMKQGYLESSNVDPVKEITELISAQRAYEMNSKVITTADEMASIVSKNLK
- the flgA gene encoding flagellar basal body P-ring formation chaperone FlgA yields the protein MMFCRVKGILGWGAAAAIAITAFAAPQAAVAAGMGYAVVPTTTIYPGETVSGGQLQEVEVTNPNLRGDYAKSIRQVEGMISKRTLLPGRTISVSALREPFTVTRGSSIRLIFTLGAMTISAAGSPLEDGMTGQLVRVRNMDSGVIVSGTVLADGTIHVAAK